In the Profundibacter amoris genome, ATAGAACGGGGTAAAGCGGATTTCCCGTCGCAGAAAATTATTTACCCCGCAAAATCAAACAGTTTGGACAGCGGTAATTCCCGCGCCCGTTTGCCCGTCAGATCGAACAATGCATTGGCCAATGCGGGCATTGAGGGCGGTGTGCCCGGCTCGCCTACGCCGCCCATATGCACATTGTTTTCAAACACTTGCACCTGGGTAACGGGCGCCGTTCCCATCCGCAGTGCGTCATAATCAGGGAAGTTTTCCTGCTCTACCTCGCCATCGGCAAAGGTGATTTCCCCATGCACCGCCGCCGACAGCCCGTAAATCATCCCGCCTTCCATCTGTGCACGGATATTGCGCGGATCCAGTGCTGTGCCAACGTCGCAAGCGATCCATGCCTTGGTGATGCGGATGCCCGCGTCGCTATCTGCGACCTCGATCACCTGCGCAACCGGCGTGCCGAATGACCAAGTTACCGCCACCCCGCGCCCGATGCCGTCCGGTGTTTTGCCGCTCCAGCCCGACATATCCCGCACCGCGTTCAGCAGCTTGGCCGTGGGCGGGCTAAGCGGGGCGATATGGTCAAAGCGAAATTGCAACGGGTCCGCACCGGCGGCATGGGCCAGCTCGTCAATGAAACTCTCGTGGAAAAACCCGTTGAAGGAATTCCCGACCGAGCGCCAGAACCCCACCGGCACATCCACATCTGCCAGATGCCCCGCCACACGGTAATTGGCGATGTCATAGGGCTGGTTCGCGGCCCCTTCCACATGCGCGGGGTCCGGTCCCGGCGGGGCAAAACCCATGATGCGTGACATGGATTGTTTCGTCACCGAAGGGGCAGCAATGCGGGCGTCAAACAGCACCGCTTCCCCGTCCTTCACCGCGCCCTTCATCCGCGCGATGGCGGCGGGGCGGTAGAAATCGTGGCGCATGTCCTCTTCACGGCTCCACATCACCTTCACGGGCGCATCGGGCATTTCCTTGGCCACTTTGGCGGCCAGAATGGCCACATCCGCTTCGGCCCGTCGGCCAAACCCGCCGCCCATGAACAGGGTGTGGACCGTGACCTGATCCGCCGACAGCCCCGCCGCATCGGCGGCCTTGTCAGCCAGCACCAATGGGGCCTGATTGCCGCACCAGATTTCCAGTGCGTCACCGGTGAAAAGGGCCGTCGCGTTCATCGGCTCCATCGTTGCATGGGCCAGATAGGGCACGCGGTATTCGGCGCTGATTTCAATTGCCCCTTCCGGTGTGACCGATGTATCGCCATCATCGCGCAGGGTGGAATTGGGGGCCTCGTCCAGTGACGCTTCTATCGCCGCAAACAGCCCGTCTGTGGTGGCGGGGTAGGGCGCCTCCTCCCAGTCTATCTGCACCGCATCCGCCGCCTGAAACGCCAGCCAGGTGTTGCTGGCCACCACGGCAATACCGTTGCCCAGATCGATTACCCGCTGCACACCGGCCATCCTTTCCGCCGTGCTGGCATCATAGGATTTCATCCCAGCCCCAAGGCGCGGGTTGATCCGCACGGTGGCGAACTTCATCCCCTCCAGCCGCACATCCGCACCATATTGCGCGGTGCCGGTGGATTTCGCCACCATATCGACACGCGGCATATCGCGGCCCAGATATTTCCACTGGCTTGCAGGGCGCAAGGTCACATCCCTGGGCGGCGTGATCTTCGCCGCTGCCTCGGCCAGGTCCGCATAGGCAATCGCGCTGCCATCCGCCCCGATCACCTGCCCATTTTCGGTGCGCAATGCACCGCTTAACCGCTCTGCTGCCGCCAGCTTCAATGCCTCGCGTGCTGTGGCACCGGCCAAGCGCATCTTTTCAAAGGCGTCAATCGTGGCGGTCGAGCCGCCCGTCACCTGCAAGCCCAGTGTTTTCGGCACCACATCCATCGCATCGCGCACAAATTCCTGCCACGCGCCGCGCTTGCCATCCTCGTATTCCGCATGTCCCGTGATCAGCGCGCCGTTGTAATAGGCCTGCGCCGCAGGGCCATGCAGCACGCGCACGTCCTTCCAGGCCACATCCAGTTCCTCGGCCACCAAAGCGGCCAGCGTGCTTTGCACCCCTTGTCCCATCTCGGCACGCGGCGCAATGATCGTTACGCCTTCTTGGTCAATAATCAGATAGGGATTCAGGGTCACTGCACCCGCTTTGGGTTTCAACGGGTTTTCCAGCGGCTTTTTCGCCATGTAAACACCAAAGGCCACGCCACCGGCCACAGCGGCCGAGGACACGATAAACGCGCGGCGGGTGTATTTCCTGATCCGTCCCATGCCTATTCCCCCCGCATTTCGACAGCCGCCGTTTTGATCGCCGCGCGTATCCGCCCGTAGGTGCCACAGCGGCACAGATTGCCACTCATCGCCTCGTCAATCTCGGCGTCGCTTGGTGCGTTGTTTGCAGTCAACAAAGCCGCAGCCTGCATGATCTGTCCCGACTGGCAATAACCGCATTGCGCTACCTGATGGCTCACCCACGCCTTTTGCAACACATCCATCGCATCCGGCGTGCCGATCCCCTCGATGGTGGTCACCTCGCCGGCAACATCCTCCAGCGCCACCTGACAGGATCGCACCGCCGCGCCATCCATATGCACCGTGCAGGCGCCACAGGCCGAAACCCCGCAGCCGTATTTGGTGCCGCTCAGCCCCAACGCGTCGCGCAAAACCCACAACAGAGGCACATCACCGGGCAAATCCACCTCGTGCCGCTGCCCGTTTACAATCAATGAATATGCCATCGTGCGTCCCTGTTCTTCTGCAATCTGAACTTGACAGTTTAGCACGCGCCGCGCCTGAACAAAAGCACCATTCCCTGCCTTCTTCTTGCCAAAAATACCTGCCGCGCGCAGCGCATCCCGCGCTTACGTCACACGCCCGCGTTGTCGGTATTCATCCCGATCCCACAAATCCCCCTGCATCACATCGGCAATCACCGCCACCGCCGCATCCACATCCGCCGCGTCTATATAAAGCGGGGTAAAGCCAAAGCGCATAATGTCGGGCGCACGGAAATCGCCGATCACACCGCGGGCAATCAGCGCCTGCATCGCCGGATAGCCGTGCTCAAACCGGAATGAAACCTGCGAGCCACGGTCCTTGCCATCCCGCGGGCTGGCCAGTGTCAGGGCAGGGCAGGCGGCTTCGACCCCTGCGATAAAGCGATCACACAGCGCAATTGATGCACGACGCACATCGGACATATCCGCCATGTCCCAGACATCCAGCGCGGCCTCCAATGCTGCCAGTTGCAGCACTGGCGGAGTGCCGACCCGCATCCGTTCAATCCCGGCTCCGGCGGTATAATTCAGATCAAAGGCAAAGGGTGCGCTATGGCCCAGCCAGCCGGACAGGGCAGGGCGTACCTGTTTCGCATGACGCGGGGCGACATAGATAAAGGCGGGCGCACCGGGGCCGCCGTTCAGGTATTTATAGGTGCAGCCCACGGCAAAATCCGCGCCAACACCGGACAGGTCCACCGGCAAGGCCCCCGCCGAATGCGCCAGATCCCAAATCACCAGCGCCCCTGCCGCATGGGCCTGCTTGGTCAGCGCCTGCATGTCGTGCTTGCGCCCCGTGCGGTAATCGACCTCGGTCAGCATCAGCACAGCGACATCCTCGTTAATATGCGCCGCCACATCCTCGGGCGCAGGCGTGATCAACTGGTGCTGGCGGCCCAATGATCCGATCAGCCCTTCGGCCATATACAAATCCGTCGGAAAATTGCCGCTGTCGGACAGGATCACCCGCCGGTCCGGGCGCATTTCAAGGGCGGCGGCCAGCGCCTGATAGACCTTGATCGACAGGGTGTCGCCCATCACCACATGCCCCGCCTCGGCCCCGATCAGCCGGGCGATGCGGTCGCCAACGCGGGTCGGCTGCTCCATCCATCCGGCGCGGTTCCACCCCGTTATCAGCATCTCGCCCCATTCGTCCTGCATGGTTTTCCCCATCCGAGCCACGGCGGCCTTGGGCAGGGGGCCAAGTGAATTGCCGTCCAGATAGATCACACCGTCGGGCAGGTGGAACATGGCTTTGGTGGCGGCGAAATCGGTCATTGGAAGGCTCCTGTGTTGCTGGCCGGACCCTAGGGGCTATTTGCGGTCAAGCAAAGCCGCCAATTCATCAATCTGCACCTCGCTCCAGACCCTGATGCCATGTCTTTGTAAAACCGCGGCCGTGACGCCCGTGCCCGCCTTGTGGTTGCCGTCAAACCGGCCTGCATAAATGTAGGAGGTGCCACAGGACGGGCTGCCGTCGGTCAGCACGGCTTGGCGGCAACCATGTTGCTGCGCCAGCGCCAGCGTGGCCCTTGCGCCGTCCAGAAAGGCCCGCGTCACATCCCCGCCCGCACTGTCGAGGATCCGCGCCTCGCCAGCCAATACCTGTTTGGCGTTTGTCCCTACCTCGATCTCGGCGGGCAGGCGCGGGGTATGCAGGCCACCGGCCACTTCGGGGCAAAAGGGAATAAGGCGGCCTTCGGCTTGCCAGCGCGCCAGATGCGGGTTGGCGGATGTTTTTGCGCCACCGTCATAGCGCACCGGATCGCCTGTCAGGCAGGCGCTGATCAATATCTTGTCCATGAGGACTGCTTAGGGCAAATGGGATGCCTTGCCCAGCCCGCGGGCAATCGCGACATTGTGTTGCGGTAGGATCAATGCCGTCTTGGCCCGCTGCCAAAACACCCCTATAACCTGCCGCCATGAAACAAATCGAACTCCCCCCCGTCTGGCTCGCCGCGTTCCTTGCAATTGCCTGGGCGCAATCCACCTATTATCCGATGGGACTGTCATTCGGCCCTGTCTGGGCCGACCTGCTGGGCGGTATTCTGGTGGGTGCCGGCCTGTTGTTGATGCTGCTGGCAGTGGTCGAGTTTTACAAACGTAAAACAACCATCATCCCGCGCCGCGAAAGCAGCGCCTTTGTGCAGTCCGGCATTTACCGGCGCACGCGCAATCCGATCTATCTGGGGGATGCGCTGGTGCTGGCGGGATTGATCCTGCGTTGGGACGCGGTGTTGTCACTGCCCTTGATTCCGATCTTTATCTGGGTGATCGAAAAACGCTTTATTCAGGGTGAAGAAAAACACCTGCGCCGCACCTATCGTGTGCAGTGGGCGACATACGAACGCAAGGTGCGGCGCTGGTTGTAACCGGATTGGTTGCCGCGAGGTGCTGTTTTCTTTGAAAGAAAACAGTCCGAAATCTTTGCAAGATTTCGTGCCCCCGCGACAAGGTATCGTATCGGGCTATCAGGCCGGTTCCATCACGTCGTTCAGACGCTTTTCAATTTCTTCCTTGGTGCCCGGATAGGTTGGCAATCCGCGCGGGATCCAGCCTTTGCCGTTGCGCCCGCCTGCCATGCCTTCGGGGACATTGACCAGACCGGGGAAACCCTGTTTGTTCAAAGCGTCAAACACATAGCCCGAACGATTGCCGGTGCGGCAAATCACGGCGATGGGTTTTTCAGGAAAGGCATTGCGCAGCTTTACCAGAGAATCGACAAAATCCTTTTGTGTCATATCCAGCGCAATCGCGCCTTCGCCAATGCCGGTTTCGGCCCATTCGGGCGGGGTGCGGATGTCGACCAGAATAATATCTCCCGCGACTGCTGCCATATGCGCCTCGGGCGGTGTCATGGTGGCTTCGCCAGCCTGAACAGGTGTTGCATTCAGTGCAATGCCGGCGGCAACAGCCGCGATCGCTCCGGTCAAAAAGACGCGGCGGCTGGATTGCATAAAAGGGCTGGTGACTTGGCCTTGCATTTGATCTACTCCACATTGATGATACGCCTGAAGTATATGGGCGCAAAGGAACGTATTGCAAATAGTGAATGTGGCGTTTAGCACTGACAAATGGTCACATTCATGTGTAGACGCGCGTGGGGAAAAGAAGGAGGGACTGGCTTTGAAGATCGGAACACCGAAAGAGGTTTTTGAAGGCGAGGCGCGGGTGGCGATGACCCCCGAAAGCGCACTTCAGTTGCAAAAACTGGGGTATGACTGCCTGATCGAGGCAGGCGCGGGCAAAGCCGCCGGATTTACCGATGCGGCCTACAAGGAAGCCGGCGTGACAGTCGTTCGCGGGGCTGTGAACCTGTGGAAAGAATCCGATGTGATTACTAAGGTCCGCCCCCCCACCAAAACCGAAGAGCGCCGGTTGACCAAGGGCAAGACCCTGATTTCATTCTATTTCCCTGGCCAGAACGAAGAACTGATGGAACTGGCCGCCGAGAAGGGCGCAACCGTGATCGCCATGGATATGGTGCCGCGGATCAGTCGGGCGCAGAAGATGGACGCGCTGTCCTCGATGGCCAATATCGCCGGTTACCGCGCTGTGATCGAGGCAGGCAACAACTTTGGACGCTTCTTTACCGGTCAGGTGACCGCCGCCGGTAAAGTGCCCCCCGCCAAGGTGCTGGTTGTCGGCGCCGGTGTGGCCGGTCTGGCCGCTATCGGCACGGCGGTTTCGCTGGGTGCCATCGTCTATGCCTTCGACGTGCGCCCCGAAGTGGCCGAGCAGATCGAAAGCATGGGTGCGGAATTCGTCTATCTGGATTTCGAGGACGAGGTGCAGGACGGCGCAGCGACAGGCGGCTATGCAGCCCCCTCCAGCCCCGAATTCCGCGAAAAGCAGCTTGAGAAATTCCGCGAACTGGCGCCGGATATGGATATCGTCATCACCACGGCCCTGATTCCGGGCCGTGATGCACCCAAGCTCTGGACCAGGGATATGGTCGAGATGATGAAACCCGGTTCGGTGATTGTTGACCTTGCGGCGGAACGGGGCGGCAACTGTGATCTGACGGTGATGGACGAAAAGGTGGTTTCGAAGAACGGCGTGACCATCATCGGCTATACCGATTTCCCCAGCCGCATGGCGACGCAGTCGTCCACGCTCTATGCCAACAATATCCGCCATATGATGGATGATCTGACGCCCGAAAAGGACGGCAAGATCGTGCACGATATGGAGGACGATGTGATCCGCGGCGCGACCGCCGTGTTCAAGGGCAAAGTTACCTTCCCGCCGCCCCCGCCCAAGGTGCAGGCCATCGCGGCCCAGCCCAAGAAAGAGGCGCCAAAGGAACTGACCGTTGAGGAAAAACGCGCACAGGAACTGGCGGAATTCAAGGCAGCGACCAGACAACAGGTCGGCATGCTGGCCGCTGGCGGTTTGCTGATGCTGCTGATCGGGGCCTATGCACCGGCCAGTTTCATGGCGCATTTCATCGTGTTTGCCCTGTCGTGTTTCATCGGCTTCCAGGTGATCTGGAACGTCAGCCACGCGCTGCACACGCCGCTGATGGCGGTGACAAACGCCATTTCCGGGATTGTGATCCTTGGGGCGCTGTTGCAAGTCGGGTCCAGCAACTGGCTGGTTGTGATCCTTGCAACCGTTTCGATCCTGATCGCGTCAATCAATATTGTTGGTGGTTTTCTGGTGACACGCCGGATGCTTGCCATGTTCCAGAAATCTTAAGGGGGGCGGGATCATGAGCATTGGTATCGTATCCGCAGCCTATATCGCATCGGCTGTTCTTTTCATTCTGTCGCTGGGCGGGCTAAGCAATCAGGAAAGCGCCAAGCGCGCGGTCTGGTATGGCATCGTCGGCATGGGGGGTGCGGTGTTTGCCACCGTTTTCGGCCCCGGCATCGGCAGCTATTTCCTTGTGATCCTTGCCATCGCGGCGGGGTCTTATGCGGGCTACTATGTGGCGGGCAAGGTCGAGATGACCGAGATGCCGCAACTGGTGGCCGCCTTGCACAGTTTCGTTGGTCTGGCCGCTGTTTTCATCGGCCTGAATGCCGAACTGGAACTGGGCACCGTGCAACACCTGCTGGCCAATGGCGGCAACACAGATGATCTGGCGGGCTTTGCCAAGAAACTGGCCCATAAGGACGCGGTGGAAATCGCCATTCTGAAGGTCGAGGTTTTCCTTGGTGTGTTCATCGGTATCATCACCTTCACCGGCTCGGTCATTGCCTTTGGCAAACTGGCGGGCAAGGTGGATGGCGGCTCGAAACAACTGCCCGGTGGCCATATGCTGAATGCGGCGGCGCTGGCGGCCAGCATTGTCCTTGGCCTGATGTATTTCAACGGCGCGGGTATCTGGACGCTGCTGCTGATGATCCTGATTGCGGGCTTTATCGGCTGGCATCTGATCATGGGCATCGGTGGCGCGGATATGCCGGTGGTTGTGTCGATGCTGAACAGCTATTCCGGCTGGGCGGCGGCGGCGATCGGGTTTACCCTTGGCAATGATTTGCTGATCGTGACCGGCGCGCTGGTTGGATCAAGCGGTGCGATCCTGAGCTATATCATGTGCAAGGCGATGAACCGCAAATTCATTTCGGTGATACTGGGCGGTTTCGGCGGCACATCAGGCCCGCAGATGGAAGTCGAGGGCGAACAGGTGCCGATCGAGGCCGAGGCCGTGGCCGCCGCGCTGGAAGAGGCCGACAGCATCATCATCGTGCCGGGTTACGGTTTGGCCGTGGCGCAGGCTCAGCAGGCGGTTTCGGAACTGACCAAACGTCTGCGCGACAAGGGCAAAGAGGTGCGTTTCGCCATTCACCCCGTTGCCGGACGTCTGCCGGGTCACATGAACGTTTTGCTGGCCGAGGCCCGCGTGCCCTATGACATCGTGCTGGAGATGGACGAGATCAACGATGATTTCCCCGAAACCGATGTGGTGATCGTGATTGGCTCCAACGACATCGTCAATCCGGCCGCACAGGATGATCCCAATAGCCCGATTGCCGGTATGCCGGTTCTGGAAGTGTGGAAAGCCAAGCAGGTGTTTGTTTCAAAACGCGGGCAGGGCACAGGTTATTCCGGTATCGAAAACCCGCTGTTCTACAAGGACAACACGCGGATGTTCTATGGCGATGCCAAGGACAGTTTGAATAAATTGTTGGCTTTGATCAACTAAAATAACGCTTGTCCTAGAGTGCACTCTAGCAGCTAAGGTCCCTGTAAATCACTTCACGGGGGCCTTTTTTATGGCGCAGACATTATGATGATCGGCGAGTTCGCCCGCGCGGCGGGATTGTCGATTTATACCGTCCGGTTTTACGAAAAGATCGGGTTGATCCCGGCACCACCGCGCGATGCAGGTGGGCGGCGGGTGTATTCAGACGACAGCCTTGGCTGGATACGGTTCCTCAAGCAGTTGAACGCCACGGGGATGAAACAGGCCGACCGCGTGCGCTATGCCGCGCTGCGTTTGCAGGGCGAGGCGACCTATACCGAGCGGCGCAAGATGCTGGAAGCGCATTACGATAAAATCCGTGCCGATCTGACGGCATTGCAGAAAACCAGCGATCTGATGCAGAGCAAGATTTCCCTTTACCAAAGACTAGAGGCCGAACTGGCCGCAAGCGAAAAGGATAATAACAATGACTGACGCCCTGAAACGTGGCCGCGATGTGCTGGCTGAAATGAACCCCGAAATTGAACAGGTTTTGCGGGACCGGTATGACGGTATCCTGCCCGGGTTCGCCGAAAGTCTGGTCGAATGGGCCTATGGGCGCCATTACAGCCGCGAGGGGCTGGATATGAAAACCCGTCAGTTGTGCACCGTTGCGGCACTGACAACGCTTGGCGGGCAGACCGCGCCGCAGCTAAAGATCAACATAGAAAACACGCTGGCCGCAGGCGCAAGTGAACGCGAGATTGCCGAGGCGATATGGCAGATGGCTGTTTATGGTGGCCTGCCTGCCGCGATCAACGGGTTGAATGCGGCAAAAGAGGTGTTCGAGGCCTATTAGCAACATCAAATGTTTACAGGCGGGGAATATGCGCTAGGTTGCCCGCGTAAACGTTTAAGGTGCCCAGATGAGCCAACTCGAAGATCACCCCTTGCGCTACCAGATGGCAAACGAGCTGCACGCGCGGCCCTTTCCCATCCTTTCGGCCCCGTGCCATGCGGTGTTTCTGGCGCTGAAAAATCCTGTGGACGCCGCCAACCGTGATCGCGGGCTGGATCGCGCGCATCTGATCGACCTGCTGGACCGCTTTGGTGCCTCGCACCCGCAACCGGACGCCACGCATTTCTTTTGCGATCTGGGGCGGCACCGGTTGAAATGGGAATTGCACCACGAATTCGTCACCTACACCATTTTTACCGACGGGGTGGCGGAACGCCCGTTTGACCCCGTGGCCTTCGAGGTTTTCCCCGCCGACTGGCTGGCAACCCTGCCCGGCAAGCGGCTGACATCGGCCTTGATCCGGGTCGAGGAAATGCCGAAGACGCCAAAGCAGGTCGAGGCGCAGATCAAGGACTGTTTTGTCGCCGAAAGCATTGCGGTATCTTATACGCTCGATCGCAACGCGATTGTGGCGGGGGATTACCGGATCGACAGTGCTGGGCATTTGCGGTTTGCGATTTTCGTTGAGCCGGGCACCGGCGAGCGGCGGATCGGGCGCACCTTGCAACGGTTATGCGAGATCGAGACCTATAAATCCATGTCGATGCTGGCCCTACCCAAGGCGCTGAACCTGTCCAAACGGCTGGCCCAGATTGACGTGCAGGTGTCCGATCTGGTCGGCCATATCAAAAACGCGGCCCGTTCCGAAGAAGAGGCGCTGGGCGAGTTGCTGGGAATTTCGACCGAGCTTGAGGATCTGATGGCGCAAACCAGTTTTCGTTTTGCCGCCTCGCGGGCCTATAGTTCTATTCTGGCGGAACGGATTGCAGCGATGCGCGAGGATAGGTTTGGCGGGCGTCAAACCTTTTCGGAATTCATGCTGCGCCGGTTTGATCCGGCTATGCGCACGGTTCGTTCGGCCGAGCAACATTTGAAGGAAATGGCCGAGCGGGTGATGCGCGCGGCGGATTTGCTGCGCACCCGGGTCGAGGTTGAACGCTCGGCGCAAAATCAGGCCTTGCTGGAAAGCATGGACAAACGCGCGGATTTGCAACTGCGCCTTCAGCGCACGGTCGAAGGGCTGTCTGTGGTGGCGATCAGTTACTATGCAATCAATCTGGTGACGTACGGCCTGTACCCATTTGCCAAGGCGGCACATCTGGACAAACCGATGCTGACGGCCATGGCCACACCTGTGGTGTTGTTGCTGGTCTGGTGGATCGTGCGCCGGATCAGGAAGGCGCATTAGGGTCGCCGTTTTCCTTAAAAGAAAACGGGCCGAAATCTTTTAATGATTTCGGGGTCTATGCCTTTACCGTTTGCGCAACCGTGGATCCAGCGCATCACGCAGCCCGTCACCGATATAGTTCACCGACAGCACCGTCAGCGAAATCGCCAGACCGGGCCAGATCACCCGCTCGGGATAGATTTGCAGGTATTCGGCAGCATCGTTCAGCAACCGGCCCCATGTCGGGAAATCCGGCGGAAAGCCAAGGCCGAGGAAGGACAGCGCACTTTCGGTGATGATCGCATTGGCAATCCCCAGCGTGGCGGACACCATGATCGGCGACATCACATTTGGCAGGATGTGCCGTGTGATCATTTTGGATGGCGTGGTGCCGATGGATTGCGCCGACAGGATGAACTCGCGTTCCTTGAGGGCCAGCACATCGCCGCGCACGATCCGTGCGGTGGGCATCCAGCTGGTGATACCGATGGCCGAAACCATCAGGATGAAAATCCCCATTTCCGGCCCGAAAGCGGCAGACAGGGGTTCACGGAACAGCATCATCATCACCAACAGCAGCGGCAACAGCGGCAGGGCCAAAAACAGATCGGTGATCCGCATCAATATCCCGTCCAGCCGCCGGAAATAGCCCGACAGAACCCCGACCAGCGTGCCCAGAAACAGCGCCAGAAGCATCGCGGTCATACCAACCGCAATCGAGGTGCGACCGCCCTGTATCATCTGCGCCAGCGCGTCACGCCCCAACCCGTCGGTACCCAGTGGGTGGGCCAGCGAGGGGCGCTGATCCATCGCGCCGAAATTATTGTAGGCCGGATCGATCGGCCAGAGAAACTTGCCGAAAACGACAATGAAAAGGATCGAGAGAAAGACAAAAGAGGCCAGCATCGCACCCTTGTGGTGGCGGAACTGGTCCCAGATGTCCCACCACTGGCTGCGCGGGGCTTTGGTTGGCACATCGGCGTTTTGGGCAGTCTCAGTCATAGCGGATCCTCGGGTCCAGAATGCCGTATAGGATATCGGCAATCAGGTTGAATATCACAATCAGGAAGGCAAAGATAAAGGTCAGGGTCTGGACCGTCGGCAGGTCATTGGCCTCGATCGCCTTGATCAGCATGTCGCCGATGCCGTTCACCTTGAACACCTGTTCGGTGATGATCGCGCCGCCGAACACGCCGGGAACCCCCAGCGCAATTACCGTCACAACCGGGATCATCGAATTGCGCAGCACATGCACCAGCACCACCACCTTTT is a window encoding:
- a CDS encoding xanthine dehydrogenase family protein molybdopterin-binding subunit; this translates as MGRIRKYTRRAFIVSSAAVAGGVAFGVYMAKKPLENPLKPKAGAVTLNPYLIIDQEGVTIIAPRAEMGQGVQSTLAALVAEELDVAWKDVRVLHGPAAQAYYNGALITGHAEYEDGKRGAWQEFVRDAMDVVPKTLGLQVTGGSTATIDAFEKMRLAGATAREALKLAAAERLSGALRTENGQVIGADGSAIAYADLAEAAAKITPPRDVTLRPASQWKYLGRDMPRVDMVAKSTGTAQYGADVRLEGMKFATVRINPRLGAGMKSYDASTAERMAGVQRVIDLGNGIAVVASNTWLAFQAADAVQIDWEEAPYPATTDGLFAAIEASLDEAPNSTLRDDGDTSVTPEGAIEISAEYRVPYLAHATMEPMNATALFTGDALEIWCGNQAPLVLADKAADAAGLSADQVTVHTLFMGGGFGRRAEADVAILAAKVAKEMPDAPVKVMWSREEDMRHDFYRPAAIARMKGAVKDGEAVLFDARIAAPSVTKQSMSRIMGFAPPGPDPAHVEGAANQPYDIANYRVAGHLADVDVPVGFWRSVGNSFNGFFHESFIDELAHAAGADPLQFRFDHIAPLSPPTAKLLNAVRDMSGWSGKTPDGIGRGVAVTWSFGTPVAQVIEVADSDAGIRITKAWIACDVGTALDPRNIRAQMEGGMIYGLSAAVHGEITFADGEVEQENFPDYDALRMGTAPVTQVQVFENNVHMGGVGEPGTPPSMPALANALFDLTGKRARELPLSKLFDFAG
- a CDS encoding (2Fe-2S)-binding protein, with the protein product MAYSLIVNGQRHEVDLPGDVPLLWVLRDALGLSGTKYGCGVSACGACTVHMDGAAVRSCQVALEDVAGEVTTIEGIGTPDAMDVLQKAWVSHQVAQCGYCQSGQIMQAAALLTANNAPSDAEIDEAMSGNLCRCGTYGRIRAAIKTAAVEMRGE
- the kynU gene encoding kynureninase yields the protein MTDFAATKAMFHLPDGVIYLDGNSLGPLPKAAVARMGKTMQDEWGEMLITGWNRAGWMEQPTRVGDRIARLIGAEAGHVVMGDTLSIKVYQALAAALEMRPDRRVILSDSGNFPTDLYMAEGLIGSLGRQHQLITPAPEDVAAHINEDVAVLMLTEVDYRTGRKHDMQALTKQAHAAGALVIWDLAHSAGALPVDLSGVGADFAVGCTYKYLNGGPGAPAFIYVAPRHAKQVRPALSGWLGHSAPFAFDLNYTAGAGIERMRVGTPPVLQLAALEAALDVWDMADMSDVRRASIALCDRFIAGVEAACPALTLASPRDGKDRGSQVSFRFEHGYPAMQALIARGVIGDFRAPDIMRFGFTPLYIDAADVDAAVAVIADVMQGDLWDRDEYRQRGRVT
- a CDS encoding DUF523 domain-containing protein — its product is MDKILISACLTGDPVRYDGGAKTSANPHLARWQAEGRLIPFCPEVAGGLHTPRLPAEIEVGTNAKQVLAGEARILDSAGGDVTRAFLDGARATLALAQQHGCRQAVLTDGSPSCGTSYIYAGRFDGNHKAGTGVTAAVLQRHGIRVWSEVQIDELAALLDRK
- a CDS encoding methyltransferase family protein, with translation MKQIELPPVWLAAFLAIAWAQSTYYPMGLSFGPVWADLLGGILVGAGLLLMLLAVVEFYKRKTTIIPRRESSAFVQSGIYRRTRNPIYLGDALVLAGLILRWDAVLSLPLIPIFIWVIEKRFIQGEEKHLRRTYRVQWATYERKVRRWL
- a CDS encoding rhodanese-like domain-containing protein; translated protein: MQGQVTSPFMQSSRRVFLTGAIAAVAAGIALNATPVQAGEATMTPPEAHMAAVAGDIILVDIRTPPEWAETGIGEGAIALDMTQKDFVDSLVKLRNAFPEKPIAVICRTGNRSGYVFDALNKQGFPGLVNVPEGMAGGRNGKGWIPRGLPTYPGTKEEIEKRLNDVMEPA
- a CDS encoding Re/Si-specific NAD(P)(+) transhydrogenase subunit alpha codes for the protein MKIGTPKEVFEGEARVAMTPESALQLQKLGYDCLIEAGAGKAAGFTDAAYKEAGVTVVRGAVNLWKESDVITKVRPPTKTEERRLTKGKTLISFYFPGQNEELMELAAEKGATVIAMDMVPRISRAQKMDALSSMANIAGYRAVIEAGNNFGRFFTGQVTAAGKVPPAKVLVVGAGVAGLAAIGTAVSLGAIVYAFDVRPEVAEQIESMGAEFVYLDFEDEVQDGAATGGYAAPSSPEFREKQLEKFRELAPDMDIVITTALIPGRDAPKLWTRDMVEMMKPGSVIVDLAAERGGNCDLTVMDEKVVSKNGVTIIGYTDFPSRMATQSSTLYANNIRHMMDDLTPEKDGKIVHDMEDDVIRGATAVFKGKVTFPPPPPKVQAIAAQPKKEAPKELTVEEKRAQELAEFKAATRQQVGMLAAGGLLMLLIGAYAPASFMAHFIVFALSCFIGFQVIWNVSHALHTPLMAVTNAISGIVILGALLQVGSSNWLVVILATVSILIASINIVGGFLVTRRMLAMFQKS
- a CDS encoding NAD(P)(+) transhydrogenase (Re/Si-specific) subunit beta, whose protein sequence is MSIGIVSAAYIASAVLFILSLGGLSNQESAKRAVWYGIVGMGGAVFATVFGPGIGSYFLVILAIAAGSYAGYYVAGKVEMTEMPQLVAALHSFVGLAAVFIGLNAELELGTVQHLLANGGNTDDLAGFAKKLAHKDAVEIAILKVEVFLGVFIGIITFTGSVIAFGKLAGKVDGGSKQLPGGHMLNAAALAASIVLGLMYFNGAGIWTLLLMILIAGFIGWHLIMGIGGADMPVVVSMLNSYSGWAAAAIGFTLGNDLLIVTGALVGSSGAILSYIMCKAMNRKFISVILGGFGGTSGPQMEVEGEQVPIEAEAVAAALEEADSIIIVPGYGLAVAQAQQAVSELTKRLRDKGKEVRFAIHPVAGRLPGHMNVLLAEARVPYDIVLEMDEINDDFPETDVVIVIGSNDIVNPAAQDDPNSPIAGMPVLEVWKAKQVFVSKRGQGTGYSGIENPLFYKDNTRMFYGDAKDSLNKLLALIN
- a CDS encoding MerR family transcriptional regulator, with protein sequence MMIGEFARAAGLSIYTVRFYEKIGLIPAPPRDAGGRRVYSDDSLGWIRFLKQLNATGMKQADRVRYAALRLQGEATYTERRKMLEAHYDKIRADLTALQKTSDLMQSKISLYQRLEAELAASEKDNNND